A segment of the Pedobacter faecalis genome:
GTGACAGGAGACGACAGCCTGCAGCGGTATGTCGCCGAACGCATCAGCATCTACGAACAGGTCAAACTGACGACCAACCTGAACGATCTTTCTCCTGATGACCGGAAAATCCTGCCGCTCTTAATTCAGGCTGCCCAGATCATGGACGAGCTCTTTTGGAAACAGGCCTATCCGCAACGTGACAGCCTGTTGAACGCAGTAAAAGACGAAAAAACAAAAGCCTTTATCTGGATCAATTACGGACCTTGGGACCGCTTGAACGGCGATAAGCCATTCGTCGCAGGAATTGGTCCTAAACCTGCCGCCGGCACATTTTATCCTGCCGGTATGACCAAAGAGGCCCTCGAAAAATCAACGGTGAGTGATAAATATGGCTTGTACTCTGTGATACGGGCGGACACTCTGGGTCGTATGACATCCGTACCGTATCATGTACTTTACGCAGCAGAATTGCAAAAGGCCTCTTCGTTACTTAAGCAGGCGGCTTTACTCACGGAAAACGCCGGGTTCAAAAAATACCTTAACCTGCGTGCGGACGCTTTGGTAACAGACAAGTATACGGCGAGTGATTACGCATGGCTGGATATGAAAGACAATACGCTGGACATCATCATCGGGCCTATTGAGAACTATGAAGATAAGTTATTCAATGCCCGCGCCGCCTACGAGGCATATGTCCTCGTAAAAGACAAAGTATGGAGTGAGCGCCTTACCAAATATGTTGCTATGCTCCCCGAGCTGCAGCGCGGACTTCCCGTGCCTGAAAAGTACAAACAGGAAAAACCGGGAACAGACTCTGAGCTTAACGCCTATGACGTTGTCTATTATGCGGGCGACTGCAATGCGGGCTCAAAGACCATTGCGGTAAATCTTCCCAACGATGAAATAATACAGCAGAAGAAAGGTACCAGACGTTCCCAGCTCAAAAATGCGATGAAAGCGAAGTTCGACAAGATCCTGATTCCTGTTGCTAACGAACTGATTGATAAGTCGCAGCTAAATTATATCAACTTCGAC
Coding sequences within it:
- a CDS encoding dipeptidyl-peptidase 3 family protein, which translates into the protein MRNIFIAACCFIYTSIMLISCTHSTGTSAGTTVTGDDSLQRYVAERISIYEQVKLTTNLNDLSPDDRKILPLLIQAAQIMDELFWKQAYPQRDSLLNAVKDEKTKAFIWINYGPWDRLNGDKPFVAGIGPKPAAGTFYPAGMTKEALEKSTVSDKYGLYSVIRADTLGRMTSVPYHVLYAAELQKASSLLKQAALLTENAGFKKYLNLRADALVTDKYTASDYAWLDMKDNTLDIIIGPIENYEDKLFNARAAYEAYVLVKDKVWSERLTKYVAMLPELQRGLPVPEKYKQEKPGTDSELNAYDVVYYAGDCNAGSKTIAVNLPNDEIIQQKKGTRRSQLKNAMKAKFDKILIPVANELIDKSQLNYINFDAFFSNVMFHEVAHGLGIKKTVNGKGFVKEALQDQYSWLEEGKADVLGLYMVTGLLKKGELKGKIEDYYTTYMAGILRSVRFGASSAHGKANMQCFNFFKDKGAFVRNANGTYKVDFSKFETAMNALSSLILQLQGDGDRAAAERAQKENAVIGAELKQDLDRLTQKGIPVDIVFEQGVDVLGVK